Proteins encoded by one window of Pseudomonadota bacterium:
- a CDS encoding ribose-phosphate diphosphokinase, with product MVKQEASEATANMVLFAGNANRKLAQNIARCLHTRLGDAHVGSFSDGEVMVELMENIRGQDVFIIQSTCPPANNNLMELLVMADACHRASARRITAVMPYFGYARQDRRPRASRVAITAKLVANLIQVAHIDRCLTVDLHADQIQGFFDIPVDNVYASPVLLGEAWRQKYENMVVVSPDVGGVVRARALAKRLDDADLVIIDKRRPRANEAQVMNIIGDVEGKTCVIVDDLIDTAGTLCKGAVALKEHGAVKVVAYISHPVLSGSAVERIENSVLDQLVVTDTIPLSAEAEKCAKIRQLSTAELLAETIRRIASDEESVSSMYVD from the coding sequence ATGGTGAAACAGGAAGCGTCAGAGGCGACTGCCAATATGGTCTTGTTTGCCGGCAACGCTAATCGAAAATTGGCGCAGAATATTGCCCGCTGTCTGCATACACGGCTGGGCGATGCGCATGTAGGCAGTTTCAGCGACGGTGAAGTCATGGTCGAGTTGATGGAGAACATCCGCGGACAGGATGTTTTTATCATTCAGTCGACTTGCCCGCCGGCGAATAACAACTTGATGGAGTTGCTGGTGATGGCAGACGCCTGTCACCGGGCTTCGGCCCGGCGAATTACGGCAGTGATGCCGTATTTTGGCTATGCGCGGCAGGACCGCCGCCCGCGAGCCAGCAGGGTGGCGATCACCGCGAAGCTGGTCGCGAACCTGATCCAGGTTGCGCATATCGACCGCTGTCTGACCGTGGATTTGCACGCTGATCAGATCCAGGGATTTTTCGATATCCCGGTTGACAATGTTTATGCTTCGCCAGTCTTGCTGGGCGAAGCGTGGCGGCAGAAATACGAAAATATGGTGGTCGTGTCCCCCGATGTCGGTGGCGTGGTGCGGGCCAGGGCGCTGGCCAAGAGGCTGGACGACGCGGACCTGGTGATTATCGACAAGCGCCGGCCACGCGCCAACGAAGCACAGGTCATGAACATCATCGGTGATGTCGAAGGCAAAACCTGCGTCATTGTCGACGACCTGATCGATACGGCCGGCACCTTGTGCAAGGGGGCCGTGGCCTTGAAAGAACACGGCGCCGTGAAAGTGGTGGCGTACATCAGCCATCCGGTCTTGTCGGGATCGGCGGTCGAAAGAATCGAGAATTCGGTACTCGACCAACTGGTGGTTACGGATACCATCCCGTTGAGTGCCGAGGCAGAGAAGTGCGCCAAGATTCGTCAGCTGAGCACGGCGGAACTGCTTGCCGAAACGATTCGGCGCATCGCCAGCGATGAGGAGTCCGTCAGCTCGATGTATGTAGACTGA
- a CDS encoding 50S ribosomal protein L25/general stress protein Ctc — MSDFILLAELRDDQGKGASRRLRRAGKIPAILYGGNRKSRSITLDHQVLLHQMENEAFFSSILTVKVGDETQDAILKDIQRHPAKRQVLHVDLQRVLADQEIRVTIPLHFVNEDICIGVKEGGGVVAHIISEVEITCLPANLPEYIDVDVANLDLDQIIHLSAIEIPEGVTLTANLEEYDQPVASCHIAKEIVIEPEEEELEIEEGEIVEGEEDAEAAEDAAEEKDTEDSSKESE, encoded by the coding sequence ATGAGTGACTTTATTCTTCTCGCCGAATTGCGGGACGATCAGGGCAAGGGTGCGAGCCGCCGCCTGCGTCGTGCCGGCAAAATCCCGGCAATTCTGTATGGCGGTAACCGGAAATCCCGGTCTATCACGCTGGACCACCAGGTGTTGCTGCACCAGATGGAAAACGAGGCGTTTTTCTCGTCCATCCTGACCGTAAAGGTCGGTGACGAGACCCAGGACGCCATTCTCAAGGATATTCAGCGGCACCCGGCGAAGCGCCAGGTGCTGCATGTCGACCTGCAGCGGGTGCTGGCCGACCAGGAGATCCGCGTCACGATCCCGCTGCATTTCGTCAACGAAGACATCTGTATCGGTGTAAAAGAAGGTGGCGGTGTCGTCGCGCATATTATTTCGGAAGTCGAGATCACCTGTTTGCCTGCCAATCTTCCCGAGTACATTGACGTCGATGTGGCCAACCTGGACCTTGATCAGATTATCCATCTCTCCGCAATCGAGATACCCGAGGGCGTGACCCTGACGGCGAATCTCGAAGAGTACGATCAACCGGTCGCTTCGTGTCATATCGCCAAGGAAATCGTTATCGAGCCCGAAGAAGAAGAGCTTGAAATCGAAGAAGGCGAGATTGTCGAAGGCGAAGAAGATGCCGAGGCGGCGGAAGATGCGGCCGAGGAGAAAGACACAGAAGATTCGTCCAAGGAATCCGAGTAA
- the pth gene encoding aminoacyl-tRNA hydrolase produces the protein MASTEIKLIVGLGNPGSKHESDRHNMGFWLVDRLAEKTGASFRPEKRFSGDVARVQIGQHDLRLLKPTTYMNLSGQSVQAAMAYHRIKPEQMLVVHDEIDLPVGTLRLKKGGGHGGHNGLRDVIRHIGAEFLRMRIGVGHPGESDEVTGHVLRRPQAAEQKALDEALQDAISALPVLLDDGLEKAQQRLHSRGTTPKPYRKAQPAQGEEREPEADDKDGD, from the coding sequence ATGGCGAGTACAGAAATCAAACTTATCGTCGGTCTGGGCAACCCTGGCTCAAAACACGAAAGTGACCGTCACAACATGGGCTTCTGGCTGGTTGACCGACTGGCCGAAAAGACCGGTGCGTCATTTCGTCCGGAGAAGCGATTCTCGGGCGATGTTGCTCGTGTGCAAATCGGTCAACATGATCTTCGACTGCTCAAGCCGACGACCTATATGAATCTCAGCGGGCAAAGTGTGCAGGCCGCGATGGCCTACCATCGGATAAAGCCGGAGCAAATGCTGGTCGTTCATGACGAAATCGATCTGCCGGTCGGTACGCTGCGCCTGAAAAAAGGCGGGGGGCATGGCGGCCACAATGGTCTGCGAGATGTGATCCGCCACATCGGGGCCGAGTTCTTGCGTATGCGTATCGGGGTAGGTCACCCCGGGGAAAGCGACGAGGTTACCGGGCATGTTTTGCGGCGGCCGCAGGCCGCTGAGCAAAAAGCCCTGGATGAGGCGTTGCAGGATGCGATTTCGGCTTTGCCGGTGCTGCTCGACGACGGCCTGGAAAAGGCCCAGCAGCGGCTGCACAGTCGCGGCACGACGCCGAAGCCATACCGCAAAGCGCAGCCTGCGCAAGGCGAGGAAAGGGAACCAGAGGCGGACGACAAAGATGGCGATTAA
- the ychF gene encoding redox-regulated ATPase YchF: MAIKCGIVGLPNVGKSTLFNALTAAEISAENYPFCTIEPNVGVVQVPDTRLLELAAIVQPKKVLPTTMEFVDIAGLVAGAADGEGLGNQFLANIRETHAIAHVVRCFSNNDVVHVAGKVDPVSDIQIINTELGLADLETVDRNLHKANRNAKTGQKEELAKRNFLQRLHDHLDTGWPARTLEVSELERPIYRNLHLLTAKPVLFVANIDEDGFENNPLLDAVTKLAREENAEVVAICAAVEAEIALLDDADKQEFLAEMGLTETGLDRVIHAAYRLLGLMTFFTANPKEVRAWTVREGSTAPQAAGEVHTDFQRGFIRAEVIAFNDYLRDGGESGARDAGRMRLEGKEYRVAEGDVMLFRFNV, encoded by the coding sequence ATGGCGATTAAATGCGGTATCGTCGGTCTGCCCAATGTGGGTAAATCAACGCTGTTCAATGCACTGACCGCGGCGGAAATCTCGGCCGAGAATTATCCTTTTTGCACGATAGAGCCCAACGTCGGTGTCGTGCAGGTGCCGGACACGCGCCTCTTGGAGCTCGCGGCGATTGTCCAGCCGAAGAAGGTACTCCCGACGACGATGGAATTTGTGGATATCGCCGGACTGGTCGCAGGTGCAGCCGATGGCGAAGGCCTGGGCAACCAGTTCCTGGCCAATATCCGTGAAACTCACGCCATTGCCCACGTGGTCCGCTGTTTTTCTAACAACGACGTAGTCCACGTGGCTGGTAAGGTTGACCCGGTGTCCGACATCCAGATCATCAATACCGAACTCGGCCTGGCGGACTTGGAGACTGTCGATCGCAACCTGCACAAGGCGAATCGCAACGCGAAGACCGGGCAGAAAGAAGAACTGGCGAAACGGAATTTTTTGCAGAGACTGCACGATCATCTCGATACCGGCTGGCCTGCACGTACGCTGGAGGTCTCTGAGCTCGAACGCCCTATTTACCGGAATCTGCACTTGCTGACCGCCAAACCCGTGCTGTTTGTCGCCAATATCGATGAAGACGGCTTCGAGAATAATCCCTTGCTCGATGCCGTGACGAAACTTGCCCGTGAGGAAAATGCAGAGGTGGTCGCCATCTGCGCCGCGGTCGAAGCGGAAATCGCCCTGTTGGACGACGCCGACAAACAGGAATTTCTGGCCGAGATGGGGCTGACGGAGACCGGGCTGGATCGGGTGATTCATGCCGCCTATCGCCTGCTCGGGCTGATGACCTTTTTCACCGCCAACCCTAAAGAGGTCCGGGCATGGACCGTGCGCGAGGGATCCACCGCCCCGCAGGCGGCCGGCGAAGTCCACACGGATTTTCAGCGTGGCTTTATTCGTGCTGAAGTCATTGCGTTCAACGATTACCTGCGCGATGGTGGAGAAAGCGGGGCGAGGGATGCTGGCCGCATGCGACTGGAAGGCAAGGAGTATCGGGTTGCCGAGGGCGATGTCATGCTCTTTCGCTTCAATGTGTGA